A stretch of Paenibacillus sp. URB8-2 DNA encodes these proteins:
- a CDS encoding MFS transporter, whose product MMGLRNLRVLYAVRFFGSLIPAYVIERLYWEERGMTIQMVVYTEMIYAVTVVLLELPTGNIADRWSRKRMLVLASLLGCFEFLILVYATSFWHFALAVFLAAVGRSAGSGAENALLYDSLQAAGREKSFEQVLGRLNAVDISSTMLAAMCGSFLAGLCGYELNYWISLASSFAALSFTFMLVEPAASGGAEGEKSIPIGASIAGAVRFFRRNRGVMLVMLSGMVTGASLNFIDEFWQLYLDRIGIPAAAFGLFSASIFLLRLPGNLLAYKLKTRMGSRPLLTAVTAVLAAGFLYLSMARNVSGLAAIFLICLAGGVIEPLAAGYLHHRIGSSMRATMDSFQSLGLNAALIAIGLGFGYFSSRWDVFGGYGFVGLLCLAFCVYFAFASSKL is encoded by the coding sequence ATGATGGGTTTGCGTAATTTACGGGTGCTGTATGCGGTCCGTTTTTTTGGCAGTCTGATTCCGGCTTATGTGATCGAGAGGCTGTATTGGGAAGAGCGGGGCATGACCATTCAAATGGTCGTATATACGGAGATGATTTATGCGGTGACGGTTGTGCTGCTGGAGCTTCCGACCGGCAATATTGCCGACAGATGGAGCCGCAAACGGATGCTGGTTTTGGCCTCGCTGCTAGGCTGCTTCGAGTTTCTCATTCTGGTGTATGCGACATCGTTCTGGCACTTCGCGCTGGCCGTATTTCTCGCGGCTGTCGGCAGATCGGCGGGAAGCGGGGCGGAGAATGCTCTGCTCTACGATTCGCTGCAGGCTGCCGGGCGGGAGAAGTCTTTTGAGCAAGTGCTGGGCCGCCTAAATGCCGTCGACATTTCCTCCACGATGCTCGCCGCAATGTGCGGAAGCTTTCTCGCCGGTCTCTGCGGCTATGAGCTGAACTACTGGATTTCGCTGGCAAGTTCGTTTGCCGCATTGAGCTTTACGTTCATGCTGGTAGAGCCCGCTGCAAGCGGCGGAGCGGAGGGGGAGAAGAGCATCCCGATTGGGGCTTCTATTGCGGGTGCCGTGCGCTTTTTCAGAAGAAACCGTGGCGTCATGCTGGTGATGCTGTCCGGAATGGTGACAGGCGCGTCGCTGAACTTCATCGATGAATTCTGGCAGCTGTATCTGGACAGAATCGGGATTCCGGCTGCGGCCTTCGGGTTGTTCTCGGCATCGATCTTCCTGCTCAGGCTTCCGGGCAATCTCCTTGCCTATAAGCTGAAGACCCGCATGGGCAGCAGGCCATTGCTGACGGCCGTTACCGCGGTTTTGGCCGCGGGCTTCCTGTATCTCTCCATGGCGCGGAACGTCAGCGGCCTGGCGGCGATCTTCCTGATCTGTCTGGCCGGCGGGGTAATTGAACCGCTCGCGGCCGGATATTTGCATCACCGGATCGGTTCGTCCATGAGAGCGACCATGGATTCGTTTCAGTCGCTGGGCCTGAATGCGGCGCTTATCGCCATAGGCCTGGGGTTCGGCTACTTTTCATCCCGCTGGGATGTGTTCGGCGGCTACGGTTTTGTCGGATTGCTGTGCCTGGCATTCTGCGTTTATTTTGCATTCGCTTCTTCGAAACTATGA